TTTTCAGTATTTATAATTTCTAACTCATTTGCTGCTGGATCAAGTGATAGCGGTTCTTCTAAAACTAAAACACAGTACGATATGGCTGTTACTCATATTAAAGCTGCAAAAAACTTTGAAAAAAAAGATAAACTTGAAAAAGCAAAAAAAAGATATGAGAAAGCCCAAAAATTATTAATTCAATCTAATAAAAAATTTCCAAATAAAGCAGATACACTAAATTATCTTGGTTTTACCACTAGAAAACTTGGTGACTTTGAAAATGGAGAAAAATATTATTTAGCAGGTTTAAAAATCGATCCCAAACATGTGGGTATTAATGAATATCTAGGCGAACTATACGTAGCAACAAATAGACATAATCTTGCAGTCGAAAGACTTGAAGTGTTAAAAGGATGTAATTGCAAAGAATATGATGACTTGAAAGCCATCATTGCTGGCGAAAAAGTTTCAAAATATTAATTACTTATAATAGACAACAGGATCTGAACAATTATAATTGTTTTTTAAAATTATGTTACATTGTTAGAAGAATCTCTCATACTCTTACAGATCATATTTATTGATATTATCTTGGCTGCAGATAATGCAATTATAATTGGTTTAATTGCTGCAAACTTTGTACCTAAAAATAGAAAATTGATTATTTTTTGGGGCGTAGTTGGTGCGCTTGTTTTCAAAATTTTATTTGCTATTTTTGCTACTTACCTTTTTCAATTTTATTGGGTCAAAATAATTGGTGGTCTTCTTTTAATCTGGATTGTTAATGACCTTAGAAAAGATTTATTTGAAATTAAAAAGATCAAATCACCTACTAAAAAATCAAAAGAACCATCATTTATTAAAAGTATTTATAAAGTCCTTTTTGCAGACATAACTATTAGTTTTGATAACGTAATTGGTGTTGTTGGTGCTGCAAAAGGTAATTTTGGCTATATGATGTTTGGGCTTATCTTGTCAGTTGTTTTGACTGGTGCATTAGCTACATATTTAGCAAATTATATTCAAAGACATCTTTGGATTGCCTATGTTGGTTTAGGTTTTATCTTACTTGTTGCTTTACAGTTGATTATTGGTGGATTAAATGATTATGGTGTTTTATCAATTAATGAAACCTTTAAAAAATACTTCTAATTAAAAAAATTGCCACTTAAACATTTATTCATTTTAATCTTTATAATGATAGCTCATGGGAGTGCGTTTCCAGTAGCCAAGTTAGCTCTTAATAATTCTGTTCCACCCATCTTAATGGCCTCATTAAGAATGGGATTGGTCTTTTTGTTACTTATACCTTTTTGGAAATTTAAACTTCCTAATAAAAAGTTTTTCAAACCATTGATTTCATTTTCAATTTCTATGGGTGTTTTAGTTTATGTATTTATGAATTTATCACTATTTCATTCTTCAATAATTGCTCCTATAATTTTAGGATCTCAACTTGCGATACCGTTCGGAATACTTGCGAGTGCTTTTCTCTTAAATGAAAATATTAGTAAAAATAAATGGATTTTGATTTTCACATCCTTTCTTGGAATAGTTATAATTTTTTTTGATCCTAAATTAACAGAAAACTATTTAGGTTTATTTTTTGCCAGTCTTATGGCTTTATTTTTCGGACTTGCGCAAGTTTATTCTAGACAACTAAAAGAACTGCCAATAAGTATGATAAATGCTAGCACAGGTATTTTTGGTTTTGTAACACTCATAATTATTTCAGCTTTCATTGAAGGTAATGTTCAAGAGAATATTGAACAAATAAATTTTGAATCATGGACGCTCATATCTTATCAAGCAGTTATAGTATCTTTATGTGCACACTTGCTGATGTTTTATCTCTATAAATTTTATACTGTTGGAAAGATTTTTCCTTTTTATTCCCTCTTTCCAATATTTGGGATTATTCTCACTTATCTAGTTTTTGGTGAAGTGCCCACTATTTTGTTCATATTGGGTGGTATAATTGTAATTACTTCGGTGTTTTTTTTACACAAAATTAAATAATTTGCTTATTGCAACTTTTTATAAATCAGATTTAATTTGGTTTTTAAAAATTGTTAACAATAAAAAAGGATAATAATGAAAAAACTATTTGTGGCTGCATTTATATTTGTTTCTACTTTTACAACAAATGTTTTTGCAGAAGTAAAAATGGGAATTATATTAGGATTTACTGGTCCAATTGAATCCCTTACACCAGCAATGGCAGCATCTGCTGAGCTTGCTTTTAAAGAAGCATCAGATTCTGGATCATTACTTGGTGGTGAAAAAATTTCAGTTGTAAGAGCAGACTCAACTTGTGTGGACTCAGCGGCAGCTACTGCAGCAGCCGAGGGTGTAATTGCACAAGGTGTTGCAGCAATTATGGGAGCTGACTGTTCAGGTGTAACAGGTGCAATTGCATCTAATGTTGCAGTACCAAACGGTGTTGTAATGATTTCACCTTCAGCAACATCTCCAGGTTTAACAACTCTTGACGATAAAGGATACTTTTTTAGAACAGCTCCTTCAGATGCAAGAGGTGGACAAATCTTAGCTGATGTTACAAAAGACAGAAAAATTAAGAGTGTAGCAATTACATACACTAATAACGACTATGGAAAAGGTTTAGCAGATGTTTATAAAGCAGCTGTTGAGGCTCATGGTATTAAAGTTACTACAGTAACTGCACACGAAGATGGTAAGGCAGACTACTCTTCTGAAGTAGCAACGCTTGCTTCAGCAGGTGGAGATGCAGTAGCAGTAATAGGTTACTTAGACCAAGGTGGTAAAGGTATTATTCAAGCATCTTTAGACTCTGGTGCATTTGATAGATTTATTTTATCAGATGGTATGATAGGTCAATCTTTAGTTGATGCGTTTGGAAAAGATTTAAATAAATCTTTTGGTTCATTACCTGGTTCAACTGGAAAAGGAGCTGGAGTATTTGCTAAAGTTGCAAGTGCTGCAGGTATAGATAGTTCTGGTCCATACACAGGAGAATCTTATGATGCTGCTGCTTTAATAGTTTTAGCTATGCAAGCAGGTAACTCAGCTGACAGAGCTTCAATTGCAAAAAATGTAATGGATGTTGCAAATGGTCCTGGAACAAAGATTTATCCAGGTCAGCTTAAAAAAGGTTTAGATTTATTAGCTAAAGGTAAAAAAGTTGACTACGAAGGTGCAACTGGAGTTACTTTTACAAGCGTCGGTGAAGCTGAAGGTTCTTTCTTAGAACAAGAAGTTAAA
The DNA window shown above is from Candidatus Pelagibacter sp. RS39 and carries:
- a CDS encoding ABC transporter substrate-binding protein gives rise to the protein MKKLFVAAFIFVSTFTTNVFAEVKMGIILGFTGPIESLTPAMAASAELAFKEASDSGSLLGGEKISVVRADSTCVDSAAATAAAEGVIAQGVAAIMGADCSGVTGAIASNVAVPNGVVMISPSATSPGLTTLDDKGYFFRTAPSDARGGQILADVTKDRKIKSVAITYTNNDYGKGLADVYKAAVEAHGIKVTTVTAHEDGKADYSSEVATLASAGGDAVAVIGYLDQGGKGIIQASLDSGAFDRFILSDGMIGQSLVDAFGKDLNKSFGSLPGSTGKGAGVFAKVASAAGIDSSGPYTGESYDAAALIVLAMQAGNSADRASIAKNVMDVANGPGTKIYPGQLKKGLDLLAKGKKVDYEGATGVTFTSVGEAEGSFLEQEVKGGKFKTKKQR
- a CDS encoding DMT family transporter, translated to MPLKHLFILIFIMIAHGSAFPVAKLALNNSVPPILMASLRMGLVFLLLIPFWKFKLPNKKFFKPLISFSISMGVLVYVFMNLSLFHSSIIAPIILGSQLAIPFGILASAFLLNENISKNKWILIFTSFLGIVIIFFDPKLTENYLGLFFASLMALFFGLAQVYSRQLKELPISMINASTGIFGFVTLIIISAFIEGNVQENIEQINFESWTLISYQAVIVSLCAHLLMFYLYKFYTVGKIFPFYSLFPIFGIILTYLVFGEVPTILFILGGIIVITSVFFLHKIK
- a CDS encoding tetratricopeptide repeat protein is translated as MIKKLLITLLFSVFIISNSFAAGSSDSGSSKTKTQYDMAVTHIKAAKNFEKKDKLEKAKKRYEKAQKLLIQSNKKFPNKADTLNYLGFTTRKLGDFENGEKYYLAGLKIDPKHVGINEYLGELYVATNRHNLAVERLEVLKGCNCKEYDDLKAIIAGEKVSKY
- a CDS encoding YjbE family putative metal transport protein (Members of this highly hydrophobic protein family,regularly are found preceded by the yybP-ykoY manganese riboswitch (see RF00080). A metal cation transport function is proposed.), encoding MLEESLILLQIIFIDIILAADNAIIIGLIAANFVPKNRKLIIFWGVVGALVFKILFAIFATYLFQFYWVKIIGGLLLIWIVNDLRKDLFEIKKIKSPTKKSKEPSFIKSIYKVLFADITISFDNVIGVVGAAKGNFGYMMFGLILSVVLTGALATYLANYIQRHLWIAYVGLGFILLVALQLIIGGLNDYGVLSINETFKKYF